The following proteins come from a genomic window of Patescibacteria group bacterium:
- a CDS encoding N-acetylmuramoyl-L-alanine amidase produces the protein MKPKIRTKLVIFIVLCWSIAFIFALVSAKTTSEVKEGNLLVNEPGKNGSFFISSNNKTDTNEVISPILKADFPFNALYVKMEDPSLSQNTQDFQLYMRFLNENWTEWFQTALDDDSQGKDSSLPVLMSQMIPTKLTDSFQYKLIFNNKTAKDSLKNLQFIYLDTTKGPSGNFRISTQNNNDDLHIISRAEWGANESYRYDANGQDLWPEEYYTPQKFVIHHTAGEKANVDPKSTIRAIQYYHAKVRGWGDIGYNYLIDSKGNIYEGRAGGEGTVGGHAYLRNRNTIGIAILGCYDTALNSKNKPDCNTPDNLTEATKIALDKLIAKKSQEFNIDPLATSEFHGQILPNVLGHRDVGSTTCPGNLIYDQLPQTRQLAYNLLQDYGGYQKPLPSAAEFVSLSAKDLNIEETKTADVYVEFKNIGQAVWRGYEDNYVYISDASLKNKLTKIDSVKIALTSDKDGELANQTSSQTVFKLLGGNVYPGEIGKFKLVLNPPQDKKTETKNFTLAWQNKGYFPNTDFSIALNKIACQTCNQNTNPVAETYNATLSQSNLAQQMASGSMATVNLQFKNTGNVAWNKSKLKLKIVYEKTNISPFRNDSWHTEWADIPPQETIIYPNSSANFEFKLKAPNVLATFPHTLTLNYDDNQIYQLDQIIEVTSPYAAQITVNTLPQTAKPNSRPKVTITFKNTGTKTWTNLALKSYDLDYTNSWFKDWSWLDSKTVKKIKTTVSPGEDITFSFRLLAYWKQNTYPQLFKLMDGKNEIYLDGKKELIAYTKVAK, from the coding sequence ATGAAACCTAAAATTAGAACAAAATTGGTTATTTTTATTGTTTTATGCTGGTCAATAGCCTTTATTTTCGCTTTAGTTAGCGCAAAAACTACTTCTGAAGTAAAAGAAGGCAATCTTTTAGTAAATGAACCTGGAAAAAATGGTTCTTTTTTTATTTCTAGTAATAACAAAACAGACACAAATGAGGTCATTTCCCCTATTTTAAAGGCTGATTTTCCATTTAATGCCTTATACGTAAAAATGGAAGACCCAAGCTTGTCTCAAAATACCCAAGATTTCCAACTTTATATGCGATTTTTAAATGAAAATTGGACTGAATGGTTTCAAACGGCCTTAGACGATGATAGCCAAGGCAAAGATTCCAGCCTGCCAGTTTTGATGAGCCAGATGATACCTACTAAGCTCACTGATTCATTTCAGTACAAACTTATTTTTAATAATAAAACTGCTAAAGACTCATTAAAAAATTTACAATTTATCTATTTAGACACGACCAAAGGACCAAGCGGTAATTTCCGTATCAGTACTCAAAATAACAATGATGATTTACATATTATTTCTCGGGCTGAATGGGGAGCTAATGAAAGTTACCGCTACGACGCAAATGGCCAGGATTTATGGCCAGAAGAATATTACACGCCACAAAAATTTGTCATCCACCACACAGCCGGAGAAAAAGCTAATGTTGATCCCAAATCAACGATTCGCGCTATTCAATATTATCATGCTAAAGTCAGGGGCTGGGGCGATATTGGCTATAACTACTTAATTGATTCCAAGGGCAATATTTATGAAGGCCGAGCTGGCGGTGAAGGCACTGTGGGCGGCCATGCTTATTTGAGAAACAGGAATACGATTGGCATTGCAATTTTAGGCTGTTATGACACGGCCCTAAATAGCAAGAATAAACCAGACTGCAATACTCCTGATAATTTAACTGAAGCAACTAAAATTGCCCTGGATAAATTAATCGCTAAAAAATCTCAAGAATTTAATATAGACCCTTTAGCCACCAGTGAATTTCATGGCCAAATTTTGCCCAATGTACTTGGCCACCGTGATGTTGGTAGTACGACCTGTCCGGGAAATTTAATTTATGATCAGTTGCCGCAAACCAGGCAGTTAGCTTATAACTTACTGCAAGATTATGGCGGTTATCAAAAACCATTGCCCAGCGCAGCTGAATTTGTCAGCCTGAGCGCCAAAGATCTAAACATTGAGGAAACAAAAACCGCTGATGTTTATGTAGAATTTAAAAATATCGGCCAGGCAGTCTGGCGCGGATACGAGGATAATTATGTTTATATTTCTGATGCCAGTTTAAAAAATAAATTAACTAAAATTGATTCTGTTAAAATAGCTTTAACTTCTGATAAAGATGGGGAGCTTGCTAACCAAACTTCCAGCCAGACAGTTTTTAAATTGCTTGGCGGGAATGTATATCCCGGAGAAATTGGCAAATTCAAATTAGTCTTAAATCCTCCACAAGATAAAAAGACTGAAACCAAAAATTTTACATTAGCCTGGCAAAATAAAGGCTATTTCCCCAATACAGATTTTTCAATTGCCCTAAATAAAATCGCCTGCCAAACTTGTAATCAAAATACTAATCCCGTGGCAGAAACTTACAATGCAACTTTAAGCCAATCAAACTTAGCCCAACAAATGGCATCCGGCAGCATGGCCACGGTTAATCTCCAATTTAAAAATACAGGCAATGTCGCCTGGAATAAGAGCAAATTAAAGCTAAAGATTGTTTATGAAAAAACTAATATCTCTCCTTTTAGAAATGATTCGTGGCATACTGAATGGGCAGATATTCCACCTCAAGAAACAATAATTTACCCTAATTCCAGCGCGAATTTTGAGTTTAAATTAAAAGCGCCGAATGTCCTAGCTACATTCCCCCATACTCTAACTTTAAATTACGATGACAACCAAATTTACCAATTAGACCAGATTATTGAGGTCACTTCTCCCTATGCAGCCCAAATTACAGTTAATACCCTGCCCCAGACAGCCAAGCCAAATTCCCGGCCAAAAGTTACAATAACTTTTAAAAATACCGGCACTAAAACTTGGACTAATCTGGCTTTAAAAAGCTATGATCTTGATTACACAAATTCCTGGTTTAAAGATTGGTCATGGCTTGATAGCAAAACAGTTAAAAAAATTAAAACAACAGTAAGCCCCGGAGAAGATATTACCTTTTCCTTTCGTCTTTTGGCCTACTGGAAACAAAATACCTATCCGCAATTATTTAAGCTCATGGATGGCAAAAATGAAATCTACTTAGACGGCAAGAAAGAATTAATTGCCTATACCAAAGTAGCCAAATAA
- a CDS encoding flippase, which yields MSLTQKIAHNTLIQFSGKIIGTILGVLTIAIMTRYLGQIGFGQYSTITAFLQFFAILVDFGLSVTVVRLISDPHYDQQKIINNVFSLRFISAFIFLGLAPLVVLFFPYDNLIKLGVAVTTISYFFSALNIIIIGLFQKKLKMLGVTFAEVAGRIVLLALVFIFALLNKGLLFIMLAVVLGSFINFLLNYIFVLKYIKISFAFNWTIWKKIIKTTWPIAITIALNLVYFKADTIILSLFRSQAEVGIYNAPYRVLEILTNFIYLFIGLIFPILTLHWAQKNYAKFKEIFQSTFDALIIIAVPMVFGTLFIAKDLMVLIAGPDFTDSGIILKIIIFATAIIFINSLFGFTVVAIDKQRKMVGAYIFVAIVSLAGYLITIPIYGYYGAAAFTIVSEALIFIFNFLVTYRTIKFLPSIKILFKATLASIVMSIFLYLLAGQNVILQLILATLIYLITLYFMKGFSKELAAEILSLKSQPETEKIDGSI from the coding sequence ATGAGTTTAACCCAAAAAATTGCCCACAATACACTTATCCAATTCAGCGGTAAAATAATTGGCACTATTTTAGGCGTGCTGACTATTGCTATTATGACTCGCTATCTGGGGCAAATTGGTTTTGGCCAGTATTCAACCATTACCGCCTTTTTACAATTTTTTGCTATCCTCGTAGATTTCGGCCTCTCAGTAACAGTAGTCCGGCTAATTTCCGATCCGCATTATGACCAGCAAAAAATAATTAATAATGTTTTTTCCCTGCGTTTTATCAGCGCCTTTATTTTTTTGGGCCTGGCGCCTTTAGTGGTTCTATTTTTTCCTTATGATAATCTGATTAAACTCGGGGTGGCTGTTACCACTATCTCATATTTTTTCTCTGCCCTGAATATAATTATTATTGGCCTGTTCCAAAAAAAATTAAAGATGCTGGGCGTAACTTTTGCTGAAGTGGCGGGACGCATTGTGCTTTTAGCCTTGGTTTTTATATTCGCCCTTTTAAACAAAGGACTTCTTTTTATAATGCTGGCCGTAGTACTCGGCAGCTTTATAAATTTTTTATTAAATTATATTTTTGTTTTAAAGTATATCAAAATTTCTTTTGCCTTCAACTGGACTATCTGGAAAAAAATTATAAAGACCACCTGGCCCATTGCCATTACCATTGCCCTAAACTTAGTTTATTTCAAAGCTGACACTATTATTCTTTCATTATTTCGCTCGCAGGCAGAAGTAGGAATATATAACGCGCCTTATCGAGTCCTGGAAATCCTGACAAATTTTATCTATTTATTCATTGGCTTAATTTTCCCAATCTTAACACTGCACTGGGCGCAAAAAAATTATGCGAAATTTAAAGAAATTTTCCAAAGCACCTTTGATGCTCTGATAATAATTGCCGTACCCATGGTTTTTGGCACTTTATTTATTGCCAAAGATTTAATGGTTTTAATTGCCGGCCCTGATTTTACTGATTCCGGTATTATCTTAAAAATAATTATTTTTGCTACTGCTATTATTTTTATTAATTCTCTGTTTGGTTTTACCGTGGTCGCGATTGATAAACAAAGAAAAATGGTAGGGGCCTATATTTTCGTGGCTATAGTGTCTTTAGCCGGCTATCTGATAACGATTCCAATTTATGGCTATTATGGCGCTGCTGCCTTTACCATTGTTTCTGAAGCTCTAATTTTTATTTTCAATTTCCTGGTTACTTACCGAACGATTAAGTTTTTGCCCTCAATTAAAATTTTGTTTAAGGCGACCTTGGCTTCAATTGTAATGTCAATTTTTTTATACTTATTAGCTGGTCAAAACGTCATTTTACAGCTAATTTTGGCGACTTTAATATATTTGATAACTTTATATTTTATGAAGGGTTTTTCTAAAGAATTAGCGGCAGAAATACTTAGCCTTAAAAGTCAGCCAGAAACTGAAAAAATTGACGGTTCTATTTAA
- a CDS encoding SpoIID/LytB domain-containing protein, whose translation MKNQTAYLFGWKYNQLQNKAVIKKRSQIDFLISIIIAFLIIIVISQLLSRLDQAIRVPLGNTDFSLINPLAINRVLAAENEAIKMIQSQNDFEMTKSEKIDFSVGFKNNGSSVWQKTGSGKVELRRVDSSGLTFKASLASAENKPGQIGYFYTTLLAPSSVGTYKFNYVLVRDGKTKISGSELQIVIKVVASKSVASSTIASQAIATASSQSVASLAVVNSSAEAIKMIQSQNDFEMTKSEKMDFSVGFKNNGSSVWQKTGSGKVELRRVDSSGLAFKASLAALENKPGQIGYFYTALTAPSSLGTYKFNYVLARDGKTKISGSEFQIVIKVVAAKTKTNTSPSTNNATIAAGNQNKPVGLAEICLSIKPADFKAAMVDQRLIDECLKIGISVTNEGTSYINLQPSPVPVPAPTPTPAPVPIPTPTPNPTPVVDSSYGPLVRIGLYSTSNPITITANYSYKVKDQTQTVLATVPANIQSQITFNFSSRTYSLVANGTNLATSSYLRFESDSANTVFEIVSLNWRPAWNTSLNDNKFLGAIEVRYSPNTNKLWVINELAVENYLKGLAETSNDSPLEYQKALVTAARTYAMYHYNRGTKHAAEYYTLDATYDQVYKGYNSQIRLPKVSQAVEETKGQVVTYNGQVVVTPYFSYSDGHTRNWEDVWGGSSVAWCRSVAEPAGYDKTTMYGHGVGLSAHGALHLAVYYNYTFDQILKYYYTGIELKKIY comes from the coding sequence ATGAAAAATCAAACTGCCTATTTATTTGGCTGGAAATATAACCAACTGCAAAACAAAGCTGTGATAAAAAAAAGGTCGCAGATTGACTTTTTGATAAGCATTATCATAGCTTTTTTAATTATCATTGTTATTTCCCAGCTCTTGTCCCGCTTAGATCAAGCAATCAGAGTGCCATTAGGCAATACTGATTTTTCTTTAATTAATCCTTTGGCTATTAATCGAGTTTTAGCAGCTGAAAATGAAGCCATTAAAATGATTCAGTCGCAGAATGATTTTGAAATGACAAAAAGCGAAAAGATTGATTTTTCGGTCGGGTTTAAAAATAATGGTTCAAGCGTTTGGCAAAAAACAGGTTCAGGCAAAGTTGAATTGCGCAGAGTGGATTCCAGCGGGTTGACTTTTAAAGCTTCTTTAGCCAGTGCAGAAAATAAGCCGGGTCAGATCGGTTATTTTTACACTACATTACTTGCGCCCAGCAGTGTAGGCACATATAAATTTAATTATGTTTTAGTGCGTGATGGCAAAACAAAAATTTCCGGCAGCGAACTTCAAATTGTTATCAAGGTAGTTGCTAGTAAATCAGTAGCAAGTTCAACAATTGCCAGTCAAGCCATTGCCACTGCGTCAAGCCAGTCCGTGGCAAGTTTGGCAGTCGTAAATTCCAGCGCTGAAGCCATTAAAATGATTCAGTCGCAGAATGATTTTGAAATGACAAAAAGCGAAAAGATGGATTTTTCAGTCGGGTTCAAAAATAATGGTTCAAGCGTTTGGCAAAAAACAGGTTCAGGCAAAGTTGAATTGCGCAGAGTGGATTCCAGCGGTTTGGCTTTTAAAGCCTCGTTAGCAGCTTTAGAAAATAAGCCTGGCCAAATAGGTTATTTTTACACCGCATTAACAGCGCCCAGCAGCTTGGGCACATATAAATTTAATTATGTTTTAGCGCGTGATGGCAAAACAAAAATTTCCGGCAGTGAATTTCAAATTGTTATCAAGGTAGTTGCCGCAAAAACTAAGACAAATACTAGTCCATCAACTAACAATGCTACTATTGCAGCGGGTAATCAAAACAAGCCGGTTGGCTTGGCTGAAATTTGTTTAAGCATTAAGCCTGCTGATTTTAAAGCTGCCATGGTTGACCAGCGTTTGATTGATGAATGCTTGAAAATTGGGATTAGCGTGACAAATGAAGGTACTTCATATATTAATCTGCAGCCAAGTCCAGTACCTGTGCCCGCGCCTACACCAACGCCAGCTCCTGTGCCAATTCCTACACCAACACCTAATCCAACTCCTGTGGTTGATTCAAGTTACGGGCCTTTAGTTAGAATTGGCTTATATTCTACTAGTAACCCAATTACAATAACTGCCAATTATTCATATAAAGTAAAAGACCAAACTCAAACTGTTTTGGCTACAGTTCCAGCCAACATTCAAAGCCAAATTACTTTTAATTTTTCATCTAGAACTTATAGCTTAGTAGCTAATGGTACAAATTTAGCCACAAGTTCATATTTACGCTTTGAATCTGATTCAGCAAATACAGTTTTTGAAATAGTCTCCTTAAATTGGCGACCAGCCTGGAACACTAGTTTAAATGATAATAAGTTTTTAGGTGCGATAGAAGTCAGATATAGTCCTAATACTAACAAGTTATGGGTGATTAATGAATTGGCTGTGGAAAATTATTTGAAAGGTTTAGCTGAAACAAGCAATGATTCGCCTTTAGAATATCAGAAAGCTTTAGTCACTGCGGCGCGCACCTATGCCATGTATCATTATAATCGCGGCACAAAACATGCGGCTGAATATTATACTTTAGATGCAACTTATGACCAGGTGTATAAAGGTTATAATTCCCAGATACGTTTGCCAAAAGTTTCACAAGCGGTAGAAGAAACTAAAGGTCAGGTTGTAACATATAATGGCCAGGTAGTTGTCACTCCATATTTTTCATATAGTGATGGCCATACCAGAAATTGGGAAGATGTTTGGGGCGGCAGCTCAGTCGCTTGGTGCCGTTCAGTAGCTGAACCAGCTGGTTATGACAAAACTACAATGTATGGACATGGAGTTGGCCTTTCAGCTCATGGCGCCTTGCACTTAGCAGTTTATTATAATTACACCTTTGACCAGATTTTGAAATATTATTACACTGGAATTGAGCTGAAAAAGATTTATTAA
- a CDS encoding PH domain-containing protein, whose translation MFIENQIPNRQKDEKLILFLRRHIIVLLGKWLMYLFLALVPVAIYFFLQNFQPWILNNKNIYPFLFLLTSVYYLYTAMFLFSSFIDYYLDVWIVTDQRIINIEQRGLFNREIAEQDLDRIQDVSGSQKGVLQTFFKFGDVHIQTAGEVQKFIFRQVPKPFEIVRIINTFLEKQDKKFEHQLAEKIKPQE comes from the coding sequence ATGTTTATAGAAAATCAAATCCCTAACCGCCAAAAAGATGAAAAGCTGATCTTGTTTTTACGCAGGCACATCATTGTCCTGCTTGGCAAATGGCTGATGTATTTGTTTTTGGCTTTGGTGCCGGTAGCGATTTATTTTTTCCTGCAAAATTTTCAGCCCTGGATTTTAAATAACAAAAACATTTATCCCTTTTTATTTCTGCTAACCAGCGTCTATTACCTTTATACTGCCATGTTTTTATTCAGTTCTTTTATTGATTATTACCTTGATGTCTGGATTGTCACTGATCAGAGGATAATCAATATAGAACAGCGGGGACTTTTCAACAGGGAAATAGCTGAACAGGATCTGGACCGCATTCAGGATGTGTCTGGCTCCCAAAAAGGCGTTTTGCAAACATTTTTCAAATTTGGCGACGTGCATATTCAGACAGCAGGCGAAGTGCAAAAATTCATTTTCCGCCAAGTGCCTAAGCCCTTTGAAATAGTCAGAATTATAAATACCTTTTTAGAAAAACAGGACAAAAAATTTGAGCATCAGCTGGCAGAAAAGATTAAGCCTCAGGAATAA
- the ruvB gene encoding Holliday junction branch migration DNA helicase RuvB, whose translation MPKKQDQNRIVSTKESAEEVAFEKSLRPKKLNEYIGQNKVKDNLEIFMAAAKKRGEPIEHVLLHGCPGLGKTTLAHVIANEMGANIKVTSGPAIERTGDLAAILTNLANGDILFIDEIHRLNKVIEEVLYPAMEDYALDIVIGKGPSARTLRLDLPKFTLIGATTRVSLISSPLRDRFGATFRLDFYQDEDIKKIIERNAKILDTEIEPIACQLIAQRARKTPRVANRLLKRVRDYAQVKADGKISEPMAKEALALLEIDELGLDGIDRKILEIIIEKFSGGPVGLNTLAAASSEEMETLEDIYEPFLMQLGFLNRTPKGRTATKLAYEHLGLKPRLENSQNPLI comes from the coding sequence ATGCCTAAAAAACAAGACCAAAACCGCATAGTTTCCACCAAAGAGTCAGCTGAAGAAGTAGCGTTTGAGAAATCTTTGCGGCCGAAAAAATTAAATGAATATATTGGCCAAAATAAAGTCAAAGATAATTTGGAAATTTTTATGGCTGCCGCTAAAAAGCGAGGCGAGCCAATTGAGCATGTTTTACTGCATGGCTGTCCTGGCTTGGGCAAAACAACTTTGGCCCATGTGATTGCCAATGAAATGGGCGCAAATATTAAAGTCACCTCTGGTCCAGCTATTGAACGGACTGGTGATCTGGCAGCGATATTAACTAACTTGGCCAATGGTGATATTTTATTTATTGATGAAATCCACCGTTTAAATAAAGTGATTGAAGAAGTGCTTTATCCAGCTATGGAAGATTATGCCCTGGATATTGTAATTGGCAAAGGACCAAGTGCCAGAACTTTAAGATTAGATCTGCCCAAATTTACCTTAATCGGCGCCACCACGCGCGTAAGTTTAATTTCTTCTCCCTTGCGCGACCGCTTTGGCGCCACTTTCAGATTGGATTTTTATCAGGATGAAGATATTAAAAAAATTATTGAACGCAATGCCAAAATTTTAGATACAGAAATTGAACCAATTGCCTGCCAGCTCATTGCCCAGCGCGCCAGAAAAACACCGCGCGTGGCCAACCGTTTACTCAAACGCGTTCGTGACTATGCCCAGGTTAAAGCAGATGGCAAAATTTCAGAACCAATGGCCAAAGAAGCCTTAGCTTTATTGGAAATAGATGAACTCGGCCTGGATGGAATAGATCGCAAAATTTTAGAAATTATTATTGAAAAATTCTCAGGCGGTCCTGTTGGCTTAAATACACTGGCCGCGGCCTCAAGCGAGGAAATGGAGACGCTTGAAGACATTTATGAGCCATTTTTAATGCAACTGGGTTTTTTAAATCGCACACCTAAAGGACGAACCGCGACTAAATTAGCCTATGAACATCTGGGCTTAAAACCAAGGCTTGAAAATTCCCAAAATCCCCTAATATAG
- a CDS encoding helix-turn-helix domain-containing protein, giving the protein MNTKEALEQIDIIGKKADIYLACLEMGGATAYSIAKKVGLKRPTVYDILSQLLNEGLVYKSLKAKKKYYFPADPGRLLKKAKEKEENIKAILPELENLYNAPKIKPTIKYFEGKEGIKEMYNDSLKSLKKGDEILGYVGEGILQYLPKYSDEYIAERVAKGIRFRGIYKKEKGIMEYMAKNQEQLRTVRLLDHKDFPVNNETNIYANKIAIASYGKEMFAMIIESEEIARAQRAIFELAWRGAEGLE; this is encoded by the coding sequence ATGAATACCAAAGAAGCTTTAGAACAAATTGATATTATTGGCAAAAAAGCAGATATCTATCTGGCTTGTTTGGAAATGGGCGGGGCAACTGCTTATTCCATTGCCAAAAAAGTGGGACTAAAAAGGCCCACTGTTTATGATATTTTAAGCCAGCTCTTAAATGAGGGGCTGGTTTATAAATCTTTAAAAGCCAAGAAAAAATATTATTTTCCTGCTGATCCAGGAAGATTATTAAAGAAAGCCAAAGAAAAAGAAGAGAATATCAAGGCGATTTTGCCTGAACTGGAAAATTTATATAATGCGCCGAAAATTAAGCCAACCATTAAATATTTTGAAGGCAAAGAAGGTATTAAAGAAATGTACAATGACAGTTTAAAAAGTTTGAAAAAAGGGGATGAGATTTTGGGTTATGTGGGTGAAGGAATATTGCAGTATTTGCCTAAATATTCAGATGAGTATATCGCCGAAAGAGTAGCTAAGGGAATCAGATTCAGGGGGATATATAAAAAAGAAAAGGGCATTATGGAATATATGGCGAAAAATCAGGAGCAATTACGCACTGTCAGACTTTTAGATCATAAGGATTTTCCGGTCAATAATGAAACCAATATTTACGCCAATAAAATTGCGATTGCCAGTTATGGCAAGGAAATGTTTGCCATGATCATTGAATCAGAAGAAATTGCCAGGGCGCAAAGGGCAATTTTTGAGCTGGCTTGGAGAGGCGCAGAGGGCTTGGAATAA
- a CDS encoding YbaK/EbsC family protein — MIDRNSVYEELINLLDRNQVEYKLFSHREALTYEELAEVQKETGFFGTEMKCLVLKAGEKLIIYVTLQGERVNFDAIKEKLGVNKVRLSTPEELSEYFGAKPGCAYPFGFDAQYDIYVDPKIYDQEWMLFSPVVPTKTVQAKGSDLKKVFNSLGNNVQEITGFNQ, encoded by the coding sequence ATGATTGATCGAAACAGCGTTTACGAGGAACTAATCAATTTGCTTGATAGAAATCAAGTTGAATATAAATTGTTTTCCCATAGAGAAGCTTTAACCTACGAAGAATTAGCTGAAGTACAAAAAGAGACAGGATTTTTTGGAACAGAGATGAAATGCTTGGTACTAAAGGCAGGCGAAAAACTAATTATTTATGTCACGCTGCAAGGAGAAAGAGTTAATTTTGATGCAATTAAAGAAAAACTTGGGGTGAATAAAGTTAGATTGTCTACTCCAGAAGAATTAAGCGAGTATTTCGGTGCTAAACCAGGGTGTGCTTATCCTTTTGGATTTGATGCCCAATACGATATTTATGTAGACCCTAAGATTTACGATCAGGAATGGATGCTGTTTAGTCCAGTCGTTCCAACAAAAACAGTGCAAGCAAAAGGATCAGATTTAAAGAAAGTATTTAACTCTCTTGGTAATAATGTGCAAGAGATCACAGGCTTTAATCAATAG
- a CDS encoding ZIP family metal transporter: MTALFYAIISGLIVSLIGLAVFFLLLWQENFSRKIIFYLVSFSAGAMIGGAFFHLLPEALAEQENSLQVFAYLLVGFCFFFILEKFLRWHHCHDKDCHDNSHLGYMNLIGDGIHNFIDGLIIVSAFMVNTALGIVTTISIISHEIPQEMGDFGVLLYSGMKKSKMLGYNFLVALIAILGVIIGYLLINSVAGLNNLLLPAAAGGFIYIAATDLIPELQKEIKAKSSFYHFFVFLLALIFMLLIKIIGG; this comes from the coding sequence ATGACAGCCTTATTCTATGCCATAATTTCCGGACTGATAGTCAGCCTAATCGGCTTGGCGGTTTTTTTTCTTTTGCTGTGGCAGGAAAATTTTTCCAGAAAAATTATTTTTTATTTAGTCAGCTTTTCAGCCGGCGCTATGATCGGCGGCGCTTTTTTTCATTTGTTGCCAGAGGCTTTAGCTGAACAGGAAAATTCATTACAAGTTTTTGCTTATCTGCTGGTAGGGTTTTGCTTCTTTTTCATTTTAGAAAAATTTTTGCGCTGGCATCATTGCCATGATAAAGATTGTCATGATAATAGCCATTTGGGCTATATGAATTTAATCGGTGATGGCATCCACAATTTTATTGATGGCCTGATTATTGTTTCAGCTTTTATGGTCAATACTGCCTTGGGAATTGTAACTACTATTTCTATCATTTCCCATGAAATCCCGCAAGAAATGGGCGACTTTGGCGTCTTGCTTTATTCTGGCATGAAAAAATCAAAAATGCTTGGCTATAATTTTTTAGTGGCATTAATTGCAATTTTAGGCGTAATAATAGGCTATTTGTTAATTAATTCTGTTGCAGGTTTAAACAATCTTTTATTGCCTGCTGCAGCCGGCGGATTCATTTACATTGCAGCCACTGATTTAATACCTGAATTACAGAAAGAAATTAAAGCAAAGAGTTCATTTTACCATTTTTTTGTTTTTTTACTGGCTTTGATCTTTATGCTCCTAATAAAAATTATCGGCGGTTAA
- a CDS encoding four helix bundle protein: protein MQKYKDILENFSEKFPILDKTYDLYKEAGEISKNEENTLRKSSEITILEILELIVIATRQGKEEKKHTLIQALRKLDTLKVFANMAKDLKNLSEAKYSEIQEALNSVGQMLGGWLKAVNAPAKEAK, encoded by the coding sequence ATGCAAAAATACAAAGACATTTTGGAGAATTTTTCTGAGAAATTCCCCATTTTAGATAAAACCTATGACCTCTATAAAGAGGCTGGCGAAATCTCAAAAAATGAAGAAAACACTTTAAGAAAAAGTTCTGAAATTACAATCTTAGAAATTTTGGAACTCATTGTCATTGCCACCAGGCAAGGCAAGGAGGAAAAGAAACACACTTTAATCCAGGCTCTGAGAAAGCTAGACACGCTGAAAGTTTTTGCCAATATGGCCAAGGATTTAAAAAATCTTAGCGAGGCAAAATATAGTGAAATCCAAGAAGCTTTAAATTCTGTCGGCCAAATGCTGGGCGGCTGGTTAAAGGCAGTCAATGCGCCTGCAAAGGAGGCGAAATAA
- a CDS encoding four helix bundle protein, protein MDTEIRTYNFAINTIKLVNQFPKTTAAFIIGKQLIRSGTSINSNIIHAKNSLSKKEFTYYLNISRKEAKETKSWLLMSIDADLIKKERASKLLDEIEEIIKILVKSVKTLQKKYY, encoded by the coding sequence ATGGATACCGAAATAAGAACCTACAATTTTGCGATCAACACAATTAAATTAGTGAATCAATTCCCAAAGACTACGGCCGCCTTTATTATAGGCAAACAATTAATCCGATCTGGAACGTCTATAAATTCAAACATAATTCACGCAAAAAATTCTTTAAGTAAAAAAGAATTTACTTATTACTTAAATATTTCAAGAAAGGAGGCTAAGGAGACCAAAAGTTGGCTACTAATGTCAATTGATGCTGATTTAATAAAGAAAGAAAGAGCATCTAAATTATTAGATGAAATCGAAGAAATAATCAAAATACTAGTCAAAAGTGTTAAAACATTACAAAAAAAGTATTATTAG